Within the Leptospira stimsonii genome, the region ATATCACGAAGATCCAAAAAAGAATTACTCGTTTCCATGATCATTCTTGAGTTGGGAATCCATTCCTTTGCCGCATAATTTGCCTTGAGTCTGATAGGCCCGAAAGAATAGAGTAATTCAAAGACGGGTAAAATGTTATCGTTCTGAAATGGAATCGGATTCACTTCCGAAATCCGATCTCCCCAACGGATTAAGTTTCTAAAATCCGCCACAAATCGGAAAGTGTCGTCTAAAGAATATGAAACTAAAAAAGTTACAGTAGTTGTTATCATGGTAGAGTCCAATACTTCCGTAAAGAATAAGAATTTGCACCGAGAACTGGGACATAAAGGAGAGTTCGATTTATGAATCTAAGAAAAGTAAAAACGGTTCGACCTTCGTTGAGAGCGATGGAGGGAGGGGGATTCCCGGTGAGAAGACCTTTCCCGGTTCAAGACTTAATTCAGCTCGATCCGTTTTTGTTATTAGACGAGATGGGACCCGTAGAATACCAACCGGGAAAAGCGATCGGTGCGCCGGAGCATCCGCACAGAGGATTTGAAACTGTCACTTATTTATTGACCGGGGAAATGGAACACCGAGATTCTTGGGGCAATTACGGAAAATTAAGGGCAGGTGATGTCCAATGGATGACGGCCGGCTCCGGTCTGGTTCATTCCGAACTTCCATCCGATGAATTTCAGAAGAGCGGCGGTTGGATGCACGGATTTCAACTCTGGGTAAATCTTCCTTCTTCTCAAAAGATGAGCAAGCCGCGTTATCAAGATACGCCTTCGGAAAAAATTCCGGACGTGGAATCCCCCGATCACAAAACAAGAATTCGTGTGATCGCGGGCGAAGTGATGGGAACAAAAGCGGTTATCGAAACTAAAATTCCGATTCTCTATTATCACCTTCATCTGATTCCCGGTGCGGATATCACAATCCCGGTTCCGGAATCATACAACGTATTCGCGTTTCCTTTTTCGGGAGACGGAATTCTTCATACGGAAGAAGGGACGAGACCTGTGAAAGAAGGGGATATGGTTTGGTTTGAAAGAGGTAAAGGCGACGTACGTTTTTCTCTTCCTGAGAATTCTCCGAACGGTTGGGAATTCCTTTTGATCGGCGGCGAACCCGTGGAGGAACCCGTGGCGAGATACGGTCCTTTTGTGATGAACACACAGGACGAAATCTATCAGGCGTTTAACGATTTCCAAGCCGGAAAAATGGGAACCATACATTCGTAAAATATTCTATTCTAATATAGAATCGATCTTCATGGGAGAAGAATTGTTCGTGAACGATGAAAACGGTTTTCGGAAATGAACTTTTTTTCTCCCGATTCATTTTGGTTTTGGGTGATCCCGAGTTTATTCTTGGCAGGCGCTCTTTACGGTTTTGTTTTTTACAGGTCTCCTCGGAAAAAAAAATCGATACGAAAAACACTCGAACCGAATCGATCTCCAATACAACAGAAAAATATTTCCGAAGACTCCGGACTCGTTCGACAAGGTTCCGTTTTTTTCGGCGCGGGTTCTTCCGAGCTGGACTCCGATTCTGTTCCATTCCTAGATCTTTTGGGAAAAAGTTTAAAAGAAAGAAAAGATTGGAAACTGCAAATCGACGGTTGGACGGACCGATTCGGAAATCCGGCAACCAATCGAAGATTGTCTTTCGAAAGAGCGAAACGCGTTCAAAGCTATCTTTGCGGGAGATGGGAGCTTTCCGCTTCTCAAATAAAAATTCAAGGAATGGGTGTGGAACCTCGATCCATCGGAGCCGATAAAGCGAGAAGGGCCGATTGGAAAATTATTTTATAAGCCGTTGTTTTCCATTTTTTAGTCGATTCTTACCTTGCAAAAGTTTTGGAAAAGAGTATGATCAATTTTTAAACCTAAAAATCTGGAGGTGAGCTATGGATCGCTGGAACCAATGGCTACAAGAACATCGGGATTGGTTGGTGGACTTCTTACGGATCTATCTGGGAGGAGTTTTGATATACAAAGGTCTTGAGTTCCTATCGAATACGGACGGACTCATTCGTTTGATGGAAATGAATCACGCTCCCATGGCGTCTGCGTTACTCGCTCATTACATCGTGATCGCGCATATCTGCGGAGGAATTCTTCTTCTGTCCGGATTGCTGACACGTTTTGCGGCGATTCTTCAAGTGCCTGTTTTGATAGGAGCCGTTTTGTTCATTCACGGAAAAGAAGGTTTTATGGCGTCTGGATCGAATCTGCCTTACGCCGCGATGATTCTTCTTTTATTGTTTCATTTTTCGCTGTACGGTTCCGGAAGAATCTCGGCCGATTATTATATCGAAACCCACAAAAGCGTATAAACGTATTCACGATGGAATGAGGGGATTCTTTTCGTTCTATCGTGTCGCTTTTTTCTTCCATTCTTCGCGCTATTTTTTCAGTTCGTAAGAATTTCGGTTCGAATTTTTAAACCGAAATACCGAGTGCAAATTCGGTCGCTTCCCTTTTGTATGGAAAAGGCGAACCCATTTCCTACATTTCGGAACGTCCTCCTAATATGAATTCCAAATCCAAAGAACGAATCAAAGTTGCAGTCATCGGTGGCGGTGCCGCCGGATTTTTCGGCGCGATTCAAATCGCTTCAGGAAGCGATTGTTCGGTCACACTTCTCGAAAAAGGAAAACAATTTCTTTCCAAGGTGAGAATTTCCGGAGGAGGAAGATGTAACGTTACGCACCATTGTCTCGATCCCGAGCTTCTGAGCAAACATTATCCCAGAGGAGAACGAGAACTTCGTTGGGCTTTCGAGACCTTCGGCCCGAAAGATACGATTCGATGGTACGAGGAAAGGGGAGTTCTTCTCAAAACGGAACCCGACGGAAGAATGTTTCCGGTTACCGATTCTTCCGAAACAATTTTGCAGGCGTTGTTTCAGGAAGCAAAACGGGTTGGAGTCAAGTTGGAAACCGAGATCGAGATTCATTCGGTAACTCCGAAGGAGAGCTCCAAGTTTGAAATCAAGCTCAAGTCCGGAGAAATATTAGAATTTGATAAAATTCTTTTTGCGACCGGATCGGGGAGGAAGGCCTGGAATTGGTTGGAAGCGATGGGTCATACGATTCTTGATCCGGTTCCTTCTTTGTTTACTTTTAAAATTTCAGATCGACGAATCGAAGAGCTTTCCGGTCTTGCCTTTGAAAAAACGGAATGCGCTCTTTCCGAATTCGGCTATTCGCAAATCGGTCCTTTGTTGATCACACACTGGGGATTGAGCGGACCTGCGATTTTGAAGTTATCGGCAAAGGGCGCGAGAGAATTGTTCGAGAATGAATACAATACGACTCTAAAAATCAACTTACTTCCCGGAATGAAAAAAGAAGAAGTTCGAAAAAAAATCGAAAAAGAGAAAGAACTTCATCCAGCAAAACTCATCAGCAATACACCCGTTTTGGGAATCCCGAGAAGATACTGGGAAAGAATATTAGAAATTCATTCTATAGGTTCGAGTAAAACCTGGTCCGGTTTATCATCGAAGGATTTACATTTGTTAACCGAAGAGTTGACGGATGCAAGATTTCAGATCCTCGGAAAGGGGGAATTTAAGGACGAGTTCGTAACCTGCGGAGGAGTCAGTCGGAAAGAAGTAAACTTCAAAACGATGGAAAGTAAGATTGTCCCCGGAATCTATTTTGCAGGAGAGGTTTTGGACGTGGACGGAGTCACGGGAGGCTTTAATTTTCAAAACGCCTGGACGACTTCATATATCGCCGCGAAGGGAATTCTTTCTTCGTACTAGAAGGGCCAAGGATCCGGATAAGAGGAATATCCGATCCGATTGCCGTCCAAATCGAGAAAGTATTTCGTATATTCCGTTTCTTGAATCCACTTTGGAAGACCGTTGATCGTGGAAGGTTCCAAGACGGAGGCGGAGAAGATCAGCGCCTTCGGCCCTTTCACGTTCGAATCCGATTCTATCATTAAAACGGCGGATCCCGATTGGAACCAAACGGAACGTAACGTTTTATCATCATTCAAGTGTTCCTTGATCCTTTTGAGACCTGGAAGAGTTTCGTAAAAATCGGAGAGGTTTTTTACGTTCGGAGTTCCGATCGCAATATGATGGATCATTTCGCTACGAGGTCCTGATAATCGGGATGTCTTTCCAAAAACGTCGCCACGTAAGAACAACTCGGAACGATTTTTTTATCTAAGGAGCGAGCTTTATCCAATGTCGTTTTAACGAGATCGGCGGCGATTCCTTTTCCTCTGAGTTCGGAAGGAACATACGTAGAAACCAAATCCCAAATATTCCCTTGATCCCTATAAAAGAGATGGGATTCGATCCCTTCAAAAACCGTATAAAACTTGAACTCTTTTTCGGAGTGAATGATATCGGAACTCATTCTTCTACTATAGGAAGTAGAATGGAATTAATCAAGAGAAAACGAATTTTGACTTTCCATTTGTGAGAATCAATAGATTCTAAGTTTCTCAAAAACTCATTCAGGAAAACAAATGAAATCGGAATCCTCTTCACTAAAGAAAGAAATACATTATGATTTTGATTATATCGTCGTTGGTTCCGGCTTTGGAGGAAGCGTTTCCGCTCTTCGACTTTCACAAAAAGGATATAAGGTGGCAGTCATCGAATCTGGAAAACGCTGGAACAGCGCCGATTTTCCGAAAACGAATTGGAACTTGCGAAAGTTTCTCTGGTTTCCTAAACTTTTCTGCTTCGGAATTCAAAGAATCAACTTTTTGAACGACGTGATGGTTCTCAGTGGCGCGGGAGTGGGCGGCGGAAGTCTTGTCTACGCTAATACGTTGTATGTTCCCCCCGAACCGTTTTGGAAAAAAACGGTCGTTCACAAAATGGGAGGAAGAAAAACCATTCTTCCCTTTTATGAACTCGCAAAGAAGATGTTGGGTGTTGTGGAAAATCCGAGGACCTGGGAGCCGGACAAGTATATGCAGGAAACCGCAAAGACCTTCGGGATCGAGAGTTCGTTTATCAAAACACCGGTAGGCGTGCACTTTGGAAAGAGCGGTGTTGATCCGTATTTCGGCGGGGAAGGACCCGAAAGGAATTCCTGCAACGACTGTGGAGGATGTATGGTCGGTTGCAGATACAATGCGAAGAATACATTGGATAAGAATTATCTTTACTTTGCGGAAAAAGCCGGCGCCGTCGTAGTTCCCGAAACGAAGGTAAGTAGACTGATTCCGTTAAGCGAAGACGGATCCGAAGGTTACGAACTTCAAACGGAAAAGACCACATCCATTTTCGGTTCTCCCAGAAGATCGTATAAGGCAAGAGGGGTCGTTCTTTCGGCGGGAGTATTGGGAACCTTGGGGCTTTTGTTGAAAATGAAAGAGGAAGGAATTCTGCCGAATCTTTCAAAACGTCTCGGACATATCGTACGAACCAACAGTGAGTCCTTAATCGGGGTAACTCTCAAGGATAAAAAGGCTGATCTTTCTCATGGAATCGCGATCACCTCGAGCGTTTTTCCGGACGAACATACGCACATTGAACCGGTGCGGTATTCGAACGGATCCGACGCGATGAACGGCCTCGCGGCGGGAGTGATTGTCGACGGAGGCGGAAGTATTCCGAGGCAACTTCGATTTTTAATCGAGGTTCTTAAACACCCGGTCCATAGTATCAGTTTATTAAATCCGATCGGCTTTGCAAGGAGGACGATCATTCTGCTCGTGATGCAGACAGTCGATAATAGTATCGAGATCATTCGTAAGAGAAGATGGATTTGGCCGTTTCAAAAATCGCTTTCCTCCACTCAGGAGACCGGAGAGAAAATTCCGACCTACATTCCCATCGCAAACGAATTCGCAAGAAGATTAGCGAAGATCACGAACGGAGTAGCCAGAAGTAGCATCAACGAAGCATTGCTCGATATCCCCGCCACCGCACATATATTAGGCGGATGTAATATTGCGGAAACTCCGGAAGAAGGAGTTGTCGATCTTCAGAATCGGGTCTTCGGTTATCAAAATTTGAGGATCTGTGACGGCTCGATGATTCCGGCAAATTTGGGAGTAAATCCGAGTTTGACAATCACGGCCCTTTCGGAAAGAGCGATGTCCTTTGTCCCTCTTAAGGAAAAAGAAATTCATAGTTTCAAATTTGAAAAGAGATGGGGAATCGTCGGCATTCTCGGAAAGACAAAAAATTCTTCTCCAAAGAAAAGGACGTCTGCGAAAAAAAAGAAAAAATAATCTTTAGAATATTCTAATATAATAATCGTTCCGGAAAACCGTGGATGAGGCCACGGTATCCGGAAGGAACTTCCAGTTAGTCGAGTTTTTCTTCGATCAAAGAATCGATAGACGCTTTCCCGCCGCCTTTGATAAAAAGAACTACGGAAATTGCGATGATCAGGAGATGAAATTCGTATCCTTCCCCTTGTTGATTTCCGGCCCAATTGATGAAGAATCCGTTTGCGGTGTGAAAGGTCGCCGCACCGATCATGATGATTCCGATTCCGAGTGCGGAAAGTCTCGTAAAGAGTCCTAAGATTAAGCCGAGCGCCCCGAAGAATTCTCCAATGATTACGAGGAACGCAATCGGTGTTGGAATTCCGAGCCCGACTAAAAAACCTAGGGTTCCGGAGAAACCGTAACCGCCGAACCAACCCAAAACCTTCTGCGCTCCATGTGGGAACATGACAACTCCCGCTACTACTCTGAGAATAAGAGATCCTAGATCCGAATCTGTTTTAAAAAATTTTTGAAACATTTGAATTTCCTCCTAAAATGATTCCAAGTTTATATTTAGCCAATCTTTGATGCTAAATGATTTGAACGTAAAGTATATGAGTTTGTGGTTCGATGGAGATTTCATTGAATTCTTAAATGGATGCGGGAACTCCCAGCCAATGGAGATTCAAGTATTTCATCGGTAAATAATTTATACTCAAAGTATATGATGTAAAAAAAAAGATCATACTGCTTTAAAACCGACTTCTTTGAGAGAACCGCTTAGGTCGAGGAGTCGATCTTCCGTCAGAGGTTCGAATTTTTGGATCAGATTCTGGAGCAAATCGGGAAATGCCTTTTGGACAAGTTCCCTTCCTTCCGTTGTAAGATGAATGATAATATAACGTCGATCTTCTTCGCTCCGAACTCTTTGGACGAGTTTTCTCTTTTCGAGGTTATCGATAATCTGAGTTATGTTTCCTTCGCAGGAAAAAAGTTTTTGACCGATTTCTTTTTGGCACATCGGACCAAGGTGATGGAGTGTTTCCAAACAACCGAATTGTCCATTTGTGAGCCCATACTTAGTGAAAACCTTATCCTCCAATTGACGGATAGAGTCGGAACAACGGCTGAGTTTGATAAAAGCGTCCAAAACTGCCTTTTCCCGTTTGTTTCCTTTGTAATGGGTTCCCATATGCTTTATGCTTGAACTATTATTCTTTAGACGAAGAAAATCCGCAACGAGTTTTTTCTTTTCGAGATTGTTCCGAGCGGGAGTTCCCGCAATCTGGAAAACGTGTCAGAACATCCTTTTAGCGGGTTTTTGGTCTACGAACTCAAACAAAACCCGGAAGATTTCCGGGTCGAAGAAATTCTCGCGCCTGGTTGGCTGAAAGAAAGCGGAAAATGGACGATCTTCCGACTCAAAAAATCCGGTTGGAACACTCTCGACGCGCTCCAGAGGATCGCAAGAGAGTCTGGACTCTCCATCTCCGAAATCGGATATGCGGGGAAAAAGGACCGACACGCCACGACGATCCAGCACATCAGCGCTGAAAAACCTCTCAAGGTTCCGAGAGAATTGGCGACTGTGCTTCAACTGGAGAGGATCGGGAAGAGTGAGAGAATTCTTACTCCGGAAGCGAACAGCGGGAATCGTTTTGTTCTTACTCTTAGGAATCTGCTCGAAAAGGAAGAAGACGCGATTCGTAGGAATTTCGAAAAGGGACTCCAATCCGGTTTTATCAACTACTATGATTCACAACGTTTTAGTCGATTCCATCCGGAGTTCCGACTTCCGATCTTTCCTTTTCTGCAAGGAGGAGATCCGGAGGCTTGCCTAAAACTTCTTCTGACGGATCCGTTTCCTGGAGAAAAAAAGCAGGCTCGGGATCGAAAGAAAGAACTCCAGAAATTCTGGGGAAATTGGAAAGCCTGCGAAAAACTCGCCGGAACGAAGTTGGAAAGTCGGATCTTCTCATTTTTAAAAAAAGAAAAAAACATCACTTCCGGAACGTATCTCGAACTGATCTCACTTTTTCCGGAAGAAGAATTGTTGATGCTTCTTTCTTCCTTACAATCTCTCGTCTGGAACGAATTCGTATCCGAACTTCTTGGGGCCGAAAGTTCGTCGGGAGTTTGGATCAAAACGAAATCCGGACCCTTGTTTTTTCCTGAGGAGTCACTAATTCAATCAATTCCATCGGAATACAATCTTCGAGTTCCCGGCGTGCCGGGTATAAAAGCATTAGAATATTCTGAAAAAGAAATGGACTTTCTGAGATCGACTCTTTCCCGTCTTTCATTGAAAGAAACCGTCTTCGAAAAATCGCCCTTCCCGAAAATTAAGATGAATTCATTCGATAGAAATCTAAGAGTTGTTCCTGAAAATTTTGTTTGGGAAGAATTTGAATCGGACGATCTGAATCCGGAAAGAAAAAAGGTGAAGATCTCCTTTCGCCTGCCTTCGGGATGTTATGCGACGATGCTCGTCAAACGTTTGATGCTAAGAGCCGACGTTTGAAATACGTTTAAAAAAAACGAGGGTAGTCTCGCGCCGAAATCGACTTCGTCGAATCGAAAACCTGGAATCTCGATTGATTCTCGAAAGGATAAGGAATTGTCCTCTTTGCGAGATGGATTGGATTGTTCCGAAAACGTTTTATAGAAAAAAACTTGAAACGGACTTAAAGTCCGTAAACAAGGAAAATAGGAAAGGATCTCGACTTAAAAAAACGAGATCGCAATTTCCTCGCCTCTGAAATTCAATTATAAAATCTTAATGTTCTCAAATTAGAAAATAATTTGAATCGCCTTTTGGGATCGAATCAGGCGACTTCCGAAGGATCCCAACACGTCCTAAAATTCTCATCCAGGGAATTTAGGATTTTCATATCCTCTTCCGAAATCTTAAAATCAAAGACGTTCGCGTTTTCTATGATTCTTTCTTTTTTTGTGGATTTCGGAATGACGACTATGTTTTGTTCGATCGCCCATCGGATCAGAATCTGAGCCGGAGTCTTACCGTATTTTTTTCCGATCTTTGCGATTTGCGGGTCGTCGATCCTTTGTCCGTGAGCGAGTGGGCTGTATGCTTCCAGTTGAATTTTATGATTCTTGCAATAATCGAGAAGTTCGATTTGATTTAGGAAAGGATGAAATTCGACCTGATTGACCGCAGGAGTAATCGTCGATTCGTTTAACAATTCCGTTAAGTGAGGAATCATAAAATTGCTCACTCCGATCGCATTACAGAGTTTATCGTGATACGCCTTTTCCAATTCCTTCCAGGAATCCAATCTTCGAGAAGTCACAGGAAAATGGATGAGATACAGATCCACTTGATCGATCCCGAGTTTTTCTAAACTCTGTTCCAAAGCCTTTCGCGTTTTTTCAGTTCCTTGATCGGCATTCCATAATTTAGTAGTGATAAAGATTTCTTTTCTCGGGATCCCGCTTTCACGAATCGCTTTCCCCACGTCTTCCTCGTTCGAATAAATTTTTGCGGTATCGATATGTCTGTAACCGGCTTCCAATGCGGAAAGAACCGCTTCGGTGCATTCCTTTCCCGATTTTGTTTTCCAAACTCCAAGTCCGAAGATCGGCATTGAAACTCCGTTGTTGAGTGTTACAGATTGA harbors:
- a CDS encoding LIC13081 family protein, coding for MITTTVTFLVSYSLDDTFRFVADFRNLIRWGDRISEVNPIPFQNDNILPVFELLYSFGPIRLKANYAAKEWIPNSRMIMETSNSFLDLRDIYTFQNSDHGTKITFTNHSKLKFPYSAGEWILNSGIRGRICKEMRQLQNCLYLKGSKSPKHFHVVRI
- a CDS encoding pirin family protein codes for the protein MNLRKVKTVRPSLRAMEGGGFPVRRPFPVQDLIQLDPFLLLDEMGPVEYQPGKAIGAPEHPHRGFETVTYLLTGEMEHRDSWGNYGKLRAGDVQWMTAGSGLVHSELPSDEFQKSGGWMHGFQLWVNLPSSQKMSKPRYQDTPSEKIPDVESPDHKTRIRVIAGEVMGTKAVIETKIPILYYHLHLIPGADITIPVPESYNVFAFPFSGDGILHTEEGTRPVKEGDMVWFERGKGDVRFSLPENSPNGWEFLLIGGEPVEEPVARYGPFVMNTQDEIYQAFNDFQAGKMGTIHS
- a CDS encoding OmpA family protein; the protein is MNFFSPDSFWFWVIPSLFLAGALYGFVFYRSPRKKKSIRKTLEPNRSPIQQKNISEDSGLVRQGSVFFGAGSSELDSDSVPFLDLLGKSLKERKDWKLQIDGWTDRFGNPATNRRLSFERAKRVQSYLCGRWELSASQIKIQGMGVEPRSIGADKARRADWKIIL
- a CDS encoding DoxX family protein, which produces MDRWNQWLQEHRDWLVDFLRIYLGGVLIYKGLEFLSNTDGLIRLMEMNHAPMASALLAHYIVIAHICGGILLLSGLLTRFAAILQVPVLIGAVLFIHGKEGFMASGSNLPYAAMILLLLFHFSLYGSGRISADYYIETHKSV
- a CDS encoding NAD(P)/FAD-dependent oxidoreductase, translated to MNSKSKERIKVAVIGGGAAGFFGAIQIASGSDCSVTLLEKGKQFLSKVRISGGGRCNVTHHCLDPELLSKHYPRGERELRWAFETFGPKDTIRWYEERGVLLKTEPDGRMFPVTDSSETILQALFQEAKRVGVKLETEIEIHSVTPKESSKFEIKLKSGEILEFDKILFATGSGRKAWNWLEAMGHTILDPVPSLFTFKISDRRIEELSGLAFEKTECALSEFGYSQIGPLLITHWGLSGPAILKLSAKGARELFENEYNTTLKINLLPGMKKEEVRKKIEKEKELHPAKLISNTPVLGIPRRYWERILEIHSIGSSKTWSGLSSKDLHLLTEELTDARFQILGKGEFKDEFVTCGGVSRKEVNFKTMESKIVPGIYFAGEVLDVDGVTGGFNFQNAWTTSYIAAKGILSSY
- a CDS encoding VOC family protein, with amino-acid sequence MIHHIAIGTPNVKNLSDFYETLPGLKRIKEHLNDDKTLRSVWFQSGSAVLMIESDSNVKGPKALIFSASVLEPSTINGLPKWIQETEYTKYFLDLDGNRIGYSSYPDPWPF
- a CDS encoding GNAT family N-acetyltransferase encodes the protein MSSDIIHSEKEFKFYTVFEGIESHLFYRDQGNIWDLVSTYVPSELRGKGIAADLVKTTLDKARSLDKKIVPSCSYVATFLERHPDYQDLVAK
- a CDS encoding GMC family oxidoreductase, with protein sequence MKSESSSLKKEIHYDFDYIVVGSGFGGSVSALRLSQKGYKVAVIESGKRWNSADFPKTNWNLRKFLWFPKLFCFGIQRINFLNDVMVLSGAGVGGGSLVYANTLYVPPEPFWKKTVVHKMGGRKTILPFYELAKKMLGVVENPRTWEPDKYMQETAKTFGIESSFIKTPVGVHFGKSGVDPYFGGEGPERNSCNDCGGCMVGCRYNAKNTLDKNYLYFAEKAGAVVVPETKVSRLIPLSEDGSEGYELQTEKTTSIFGSPRRSYKARGVVLSAGVLGTLGLLLKMKEEGILPNLSKRLGHIVRTNSESLIGVTLKDKKADLSHGIAITSSVFPDEHTHIEPVRYSNGSDAMNGLAAGVIVDGGGSIPRQLRFLIEVLKHPVHSISLLNPIGFARRTIILLVMQTVDNSIEIIRKRRWIWPFQKSLSSTQETGEKIPTYIPIANEFARRLAKITNGVARSSINEALLDIPATAHILGGCNIAETPEEGVVDLQNRVFGYQNLRICDGSMIPANLGVNPSLTITALSERAMSFVPLKEKEIHSFKFEKRWGIVGILGKTKNSSPKKRTSAKKKKK
- a CDS encoding DoxX family protein, encoding MFQKFFKTDSDLGSLILRVVAGVVMFPHGAQKVLGWFGGYGFSGTLGFLVGLGIPTPIAFLVIIGEFFGALGLILGLFTRLSALGIGIIMIGAATFHTANGFFINWAGNQQGEGYEFHLLIIAISVVLFIKGGGKASIDSLIEEKLD
- a CDS encoding MarR family winged helix-turn-helix transcriptional regulator, yielding MGTHYKGNKREKAVLDAFIKLSRCSDSIRQLEDKVFTKYGLTNGQFGCLETLHHLGPMCQKEIGQKLFSCEGNITQIIDNLEKRKLVQRVRSEEDRRYIIIHLTTEGRELVQKAFPDLLQNLIQKFEPLTEDRLLDLSGSLKEVGFKAV
- the truD gene encoding tRNA pseudouridine(13) synthase TruD; this encodes MSEHPFSGFLVYELKQNPEDFRVEEILAPGWLKESGKWTIFRLKKSGWNTLDALQRIARESGLSISEIGYAGKKDRHATTIQHISAEKPLKVPRELATVLQLERIGKSERILTPEANSGNRFVLTLRNLLEKEEDAIRRNFEKGLQSGFINYYDSQRFSRFHPEFRLPIFPFLQGGDPEACLKLLLTDPFPGEKKQARDRKKELQKFWGNWKACEKLAGTKLESRIFSFLKKEKNITSGTYLELISLFPEEELLMLLSSLQSLVWNEFVSELLGAESSSGVWIKTKSGPLFFPEESLIQSIPSEYNLRVPGVPGIKALEYSEKEMDFLRSTLSRLSLKETVFEKSPFPKIKMNSFDRNLRVVPENFVWEEFESDDLNPERKKVKISFRLPSGCYATMLVKRLMLRADV
- a CDS encoding aldo/keto reductase, encoding MPQKALNQSVTLNNGVSMPIFGLGVWKTKSGKECTEAVLSALEAGYRHIDTAKIYSNEEDVGKAIRESGIPRKEIFITTKLWNADQGTEKTRKALEQSLEKLGIDQVDLYLIHFPVTSRRLDSWKELEKAYHDKLCNAIGVSNFMIPHLTELLNESTITPAVNQVEFHPFLNQIELLDYCKNHKIQLEAYSPLAHGQRIDDPQIAKIGKKYGKTPAQILIRWAIEQNIVVIPKSTKKERIIENANVFDFKISEEDMKILNSLDENFRTCWDPSEVA